One part of the bacterium genome encodes these proteins:
- a CDS encoding DUF2914 domain-containing protein, whose protein sequence is MITNPFALVPAPVREFVKKHERHVGTISIFTGFIWDSFTLVRPDQLYTNIVLLWYILVSACGILLLTIYGKKGDFTPTILLAIVQFAFGNLAGGFIVLYARSGTLVGSFLFFLIFGAFLVGNEFLRTHYARLNFHISAWYFLFVSYCALIFPIIVRQIGDGIFFASTIISLLIVFVFLSLLYMTSPERVTGALKSSIFSIGTIFILFNSFYFLNIIPPVPLSIREIGVYHSVARLPNGNYQVVYEKPSWYEFLRSTDDIFTYVEGDSAYCFSSVFAPVRISTNIYHRWEHFNEKTGNWETVARIPFPIAGGRLEGYRGYTQKTNLLFGRYRCSVETHRGTLIGRTTFTVVEGEGIPFLSEKEI, encoded by the coding sequence ATGATAACTAACCCGTTTGCACTTGTTCCTGCTCCCGTTCGGGAATTTGTAAAAAAACACGAACGGCATGTGGGGACGATTTCCATTTTTACCGGATTTATCTGGGATTCATTCACGCTTGTCCGTCCCGACCAGTTGTACACGAATATTGTTTTATTGTGGTACATCTTGGTTTCTGCCTGCGGAATTCTCCTTCTGACGATATATGGCAAGAAAGGCGATTTTACACCGACTATTCTTCTTGCCATAGTGCAATTCGCTTTCGGTAACCTCGCGGGGGGCTTTATCGTGTTGTATGCGCGAAGCGGCACTCTCGTTGGAAGTTTTCTTTTCTTTTTGATATTTGGCGCATTTCTTGTCGGCAATGAGTTTTTGCGCACGCACTACGCGCGCCTGAATTTTCATATTTCGGCGTGGTATTTTCTTTTTGTTTCTTATTGCGCCCTTATTTTTCCGATTATCGTACGGCAGATAGGGGACGGTATCTTTTTTGCAAGTACGATAATCAGTCTCCTTATTGTTTTTGTTTTTTTGTCTCTTCTGTATATGACGTCGCCCGAGCGCGTTACGGGGGCTCTCAAAAGCAGCATTTTTTCCATTGGCACGATATTTATTCTTTTTAACTCTTTTTACTTTTTAAATATTATCCCACCGGTTCCTTTGTCAATCCGCGAGATTGGCGTGTATCACAGTGTCGCGCGTTTACCAAACGGAAACTATCAAGTCGTATACGAAAAGCCCTCATGGTACGAATTCCTTCGAAGTACAGATGACATATTCACGTATGTAGAGGGAGACAGCGCATATTGTTTCAGTTCCGTATTTGCGCCCGTGAGGATTTCAACAAACATCTACCATCGATGGGAGCATTTTAATGAAAAGACTGGAAACTGGGAGACAGTGGCGCGTATTCCTTTTCCGATTGCGGGAGGGCGTTTGGAAGGATATCGAGGGTATACTCAAAAAACAAATCTTCTTTTCGGCCGCTACCGCTGCTCCGTTGAGACCCATCGAGGCACTCTTATTGGGCGGACGACATTTACTGTGGTAGAAGGAGAAGGCATACCCTTCCTTTCCGAAAAGGAGATATAA
- a CDS encoding 2'-5' RNA ligase family protein — MRYFIGYLIEGEAGEYYKKITADLSERFGIKNLSEYIPLHLTLKAPFETGDISVIEKVLEDTAVKEETSPLVIDGFERFGSQSRTIFLGIKDNVRVQEKAEKLLHLLSGFGNYQKPIPLPLKLHASIARYLSPEQSQNVWDYVSSLPAPHFDLQFNNLTLFVHQDNHWEIQKTFYFHDN; from the coding sequence ATGAGATATTTCATCGGATATTTAATAGAGGGAGAGGCGGGTGAATACTACAAAAAAATCACTGCTGATTTGTCGGAACGTTTTGGCATTAAAAATTTAAGCGAATACATACCCCTGCACCTGACACTTAAAGCACCTTTTGAAACCGGAGATATTTCTGTAATCGAAAAAGTCCTTGAAGACACAGCAGTGAAGGAAGAAACATCTCCTTTGGTTATCGACGGCTTTGAACGATTTGGCTCCCAATCTAGAACAATCTTTCTTGGCATCAAAGACAACGTGCGTGTGCAGGAAAAAGCCGAAAAACTTCTCCATCTTCTTTCCGGCTTTGGTAATTATCAAAAACCTATACCGTTGCCCCTCAAACTGCACGCCTCCATTGCCCGTTACTTGTCACCGGAGCAATCACAAAACGTGTGGGATTATGTTTCTTCTCTACCCGCGCCGCATTTTGACCTACAATTCAATAACCTGACACTTTTTGTGCATCAGGATAATCATTGGGAGATTCAAAAGACTTTCTATTTCCATGATAACTAA